Genomic DNA from Scyliorhinus torazame isolate Kashiwa2021f chromosome 15, sScyTor2.1, whole genome shotgun sequence:
gtgctgaatccggatcgtaaggaagagtgacttgctcgggcaatggctcggaatgctgacaatgaaccaccgtttggggagtgccccaaagcggtgaaacagaaaataacctagacaccgttgcggggtttgggtagcagacaacccgtccctggccatacaagcggtggtaaatctggtagaagagattcatactacccgggttttcctcagtttggcctttaattaacttaagtgtatctcccggtaacctacgttctagctgtacttcccttctcacacgccccgtcctctctctagtccctttctctttctcatggtctcttcctacactcttctgacagcctgattttacctttattgtaccacttttaatacatccaaaatcaaatttacatgtattccaaaaacaaggcaatgtccatataatgttcccttcccatcgccgggaccggtgcagctgcttcatgactcctgcattctccttaactttgatgaccttccatgagtcgataccatgtcctcgtatatgggggcagcgaagaacatcacctttgcataggtgatgtatccttgtagattggttggggcgacacagatacataatattccccttttccatgtccatcgccaataacacgccaagcgaagtgaggccaaatatcagacagacgatgcgtagccactccatcatgctccacacctgtaaaatagcactggagaagggaggcaggttagtatccgaccttttacagtagtggagatggactcaatttacagtgatgtaggtggacccaagcacttcgcccctccactttaactgctgtgggggtggtaaggagaacttggaagggcccgtcccatcgcggctccgaccccttcctagtccaatttttgaccatgacataactaccgggctggactgaaagtgagttaggtactgggggcaatggcttgttagccgcgcggacttggccatggagttccttgagcacttgcgtaagggctagaacataggtggtcatttcttcagtcatctgatgaaactgaacccgtctgggaacctgcaggctccaaggagttctaagaggcct
This window encodes:
- the LOC140391873 gene encoding uncharacterized protein, which translates into the protein MLLSFFLLLWFTVKGNVELQIDRCIVCQVRRSFLDCFMRVKVDRLFKTDSAILQVWSMMEWLRIVCLIFGLTSLGVLLAMDMEKGNIMYLCRPNQSTRIHHLCKGDVLRCPHIRGHGIDSWKVIKVKENAGVMKQLHRSRRWEGNIIWTLPCFWNTCKFDFGCIKSGTIKVKSGCQKSVGRDHEKEKGTRERTGRVRREVQLERRLPGDTLKLIKGQTEENPGSMNLFYQIYHRLYGQGRVVCYPNPATVSRLFSVSPLWGTPQTVVHCQHSEPLPEQVTLPYDPDSAPPAICLPLPRDNSHSQYDRLRRWRAYIPSHFTPNRDSRSYENCFSSEGYGCLLVEVDTNITCLFPTCTDRRCHITQASGQCVCYNTTCVPLNAGLQLLCGWANVSHITVGTRAFRIAGRPEWHFKVG